In Vibrio bathopelagicus, the following are encoded in one genomic region:
- a CDS encoding beta-ketoacyl-ACP synthase, with amino-acid sequence MTRRVVVTGMSGVTAFGNDWQQIEPKLKACENATQYMQSFEQYDGLNTKLAAPIDDFQLPKHYKRKQVRGMGRVSRLATVATENALEQAGLIGHDVLTNGETGIAYGSSTGSTDAVGAFGVMLNEKSTRAITATTYVQMMPHTAAVNVGLFFGLRGRVIPTSSACTSGSQAIGYAYEAIKHGYQTVMVAGGGEELCPTESAVFDTLFATSLKNDTPEKSPSPYDSERDGLVIGEGAGTLVLEEYEHAVARGAKIYAEIIGFASNCDAAHVTQPQMETMQICMEKALKDAQLPAEKIGYVSAHGTATEKGDIAESNATANIFGEVPISSLKSYFGHTLGACGAIEAWLSLEMMHSGWFSPTLNLENVDEQCGKLDYITGSGRELDVEYLMSNNFAFGGINTSIIFRKL; translated from the coding sequence ATGACCCGTCGCGTTGTTGTAACTGGTATGTCAGGTGTTACTGCCTTTGGTAACGACTGGCAACAAATCGAGCCAAAGCTGAAAGCGTGTGAAAATGCGACTCAGTATATGCAAAGCTTTGAGCAATATGATGGACTCAATACTAAGCTTGCCGCTCCTATTGATGACTTCCAATTGCCTAAACACTATAAGCGCAAGCAAGTGCGCGGCATGGGCCGTGTATCGCGCCTAGCAACCGTTGCCACCGAGAATGCGTTAGAGCAAGCAGGCTTAATTGGTCATGATGTATTGACCAATGGGGAAACCGGCATCGCTTACGGCTCTTCAACAGGCAGTACTGATGCGGTTGGTGCGTTTGGTGTGATGCTTAATGAAAAATCGACACGCGCTATCACGGCGACAACCTACGTACAGATGATGCCACACACTGCTGCGGTAAACGTAGGTCTGTTCTTTGGACTGCGCGGCCGCGTGATTCCCACCAGCAGTGCATGCACTTCAGGAAGCCAAGCGATTGGATACGCCTATGAAGCCATCAAACACGGCTATCAAACCGTGATGGTTGCCGGTGGTGGTGAAGAACTATGTCCAACTGAGTCTGCCGTTTTCGATACCCTTTTTGCTACCAGTTTAAAAAACGACACGCCAGAAAAATCCCCTAGTCCTTACGACAGCGAGCGTGATGGCTTAGTTATCGGTGAAGGTGCAGGCACGCTTGTTCTTGAAGAGTATGAACATGCCGTTGCTCGTGGTGCGAAGATCTACGCTGAGATCATCGGCTTTGCCAGCAACTGCGATGCTGCTCATGTGACCCAACCTCAGATGGAAACCATGCAAATCTGTATGGAAAAAGCTCTGAAAGATGCGCAACTTCCGGCAGAAAAAATCGGTTATGTTTCTGCGCACGGTACCGCGACTGAAAAAGGCGATATTGCAGAAAGTAATGCGACCGCGAACATTTTTGGTGAAGTGCCAATCAGTTCATTGAAAAGCTACTTTGGCCATACGCTTGGCGCATGCGGTGCGATTGAAGCATGGCTCAGCCTTGAGATGATGCACAGTGGTTGGTTCAGCCCAACCCTAAACCTTGAGAATGTCGATGAACAATGCGGCAAGCTCGATTACATCACAGGCTCAGGTCGCGAATTGGATGTTGAATATCTGATGAGCAACAACTTTGCTTTTGGCGGTATTAACACTTCAATCATCTTTAGAAAGCTCTAG
- a CDS encoding hotdog family protein: MTDLPSVDQLLPHDDPMILIDRAISVEALSIHCQVDIGEHNLFFDAQSQTVPAYVGIEFMAQSVAAWSGYHALKNGTTPPIGFLLGSRRYKSLCDEFTQGQTLDIYAEQLMEDSGMAVFTARVEDQGELVAQCQLNVYVPTEQKLQEMKTRSPS; the protein is encoded by the coding sequence ATGACTGATCTCCCTTCTGTAGACCAACTCCTCCCCCACGATGATCCGATGATATTAATCGATCGTGCTATCAGCGTAGAGGCGTTGTCGATCCACTGTCAGGTTGATATTGGTGAACATAACCTGTTCTTTGACGCCCAATCTCAAACGGTCCCTGCTTATGTCGGTATCGAGTTTATGGCGCAGTCTGTTGCTGCTTGGTCTGGATACCATGCACTGAAAAACGGCACCACTCCCCCGATCGGTTTCTTACTTGGCTCTCGTCGCTACAAGTCACTGTGTGATGAATTTACTCAAGGTCAGACCCTTGATATCTACGCCGAGCAACTTATGGAAGACAGTGGCATGGCCGTGTTTACTGCAAGAGTCGAAGACCAAGGCGAGTTGGTGGCTCAATGCCAACTCAACGTCTACGTGCCAACCGAACAAAAATTACAAGAAATGAAAACTAGGAGCCCATCATGA
- a CDS encoding 3-ketoacyl-ACP reductase FabG2: MTRQVLVTGASKGIGKAIAIQLAKDGFEIAVHYMGDKQGAEETLKSITELGGAGRLIQFDISNRSECRETLESDIAEHGAYYGVVNNAGITRDTAFPAMTEEEWDGVIHTNLDSFYNVLHPCVMPMVQKRKGGRIITLASVSGIMGNRGQTNYAAAKAGVIGATKSLALELAKRKITVNCVAPGLIDTGMVNEHVKDHALPQVPLRRMGEPEEVAGLVSYLMSDIAGYVTRQVISVNGGLV, translated from the coding sequence ATGACCCGTCAGGTTTTAGTCACTGGTGCCAGCAAAGGCATTGGTAAAGCGATCGCTATTCAACTCGCGAAAGACGGATTTGAAATCGCCGTTCATTACATGGGTGACAAGCAAGGCGCTGAAGAGACGCTAAAGTCGATCACCGAACTGGGTGGCGCAGGCCGTCTTATCCAATTTGATATCAGCAACCGCAGCGAGTGTCGCGAAACGCTTGAGTCTGATATTGCTGAACATGGCGCTTACTACGGTGTGGTGAACAACGCGGGCATTACTCGTGACACCGCATTCCCTGCTATGACAGAAGAAGAGTGGGATGGCGTGATCCATACCAACCTAGACAGCTTCTACAACGTACTTCACCCTTGTGTGATGCCTATGGTTCAAAAGCGCAAAGGCGGTCGAATCATAACTCTGGCGTCTGTATCAGGCATCATGGGTAACCGCGGTCAAACTAACTATGCTGCAGCGAAAGCTGGAGTGATTGGCGCGACTAAGTCTCTTGCTCTAGAGCTCGCAAAGCGCAAGATCACCGTAAATTGTGTGGCTCCTGGCTTAATTGACACAGGCATGGTTAATGAGCACGTAAAAGATCATGCTCTTCCACAGGTGCCACTACGCCGTATGGGCGAACCAGAAGAAGTGGCAGGCCTAGTCAGTTATCTAATGTCTGATATTGCCGGCTATGTCACTCGCCAAGTAATTTCAGTTAATGGAGGCTTAGTATGA